One genomic region from Chthonomonas calidirosea T49 encodes:
- the motA gene encoding flagellar motor stator protein MotA → MFVLVGIGLLFASILVGFIMDGGKIGALIQPNELVIIGGAALSSLLIANPFSMVMTILRSVLSLLKPSPFTRERYMELLKMLYDLFMMARKEGLVALDKHVEHPEESEFFAQYPNFMANHHALLFLADTMKVIVTGTVASHDLAEMMDIDLETAHEELVQPAHILAKLGDAMPGFGIVAAVLGVVVTMAAIGGPPEEIGHKVAAALVGTFMGILLAYGIFAPLSAALEARVRGESAYMACIKCALLSFARGDAPLTAVEFARRNIEPSLRPSFTEMEQYVKNLGGEEQRLAA, encoded by the coding sequence ATGTTCGTTCTAGTGGGGATCGGCTTGCTCTTTGCGAGCATTCTTGTTGGGTTTATCATGGATGGGGGGAAGATAGGGGCTTTGATCCAGCCGAACGAGCTGGTCATTATAGGAGGAGCTGCCTTAAGTAGCCTGCTCATTGCAAACCCTTTTTCCATGGTAATGACCATCTTGCGGAGCGTGCTCTCCTTGCTCAAGCCAAGTCCATTTACGCGAGAGCGTTACATGGAGCTGCTCAAGATGCTCTACGACCTCTTTATGATGGCTCGCAAGGAGGGGTTGGTGGCGTTAGATAAACACGTGGAGCATCCAGAGGAGAGCGAGTTTTTTGCACAGTACCCCAATTTCATGGCAAATCACCATGCGCTTCTGTTTTTGGCCGATACCATGAAAGTGATCGTCACCGGAACGGTGGCCAGTCATGATTTGGCCGAAATGATGGATATTGATTTGGAGACCGCTCATGAGGAGCTCGTTCAGCCGGCGCATATTTTGGCCAAACTAGGCGATGCGATGCCCGGATTTGGAATTGTGGCGGCGGTGCTTGGAGTCGTTGTAACGATGGCTGCGATAGGAGGGCCTCCGGAGGAGATAGGGCATAAAGTGGCGGCTGCTCTGGTGGGCACTTTCATGGGCATCCTTTTGGCCTATGGCATCTTCGCACCTCTCTCTGCGGCGTTAGAGGCGCGTGTTCGAGGTGAGAGTGCCTATATGGCCTGTATTAAATGCGCCCTGTTGTCGTTTGCGCGCGGCGATGCACCACTAACGGCGGTGGAGTTTGCGCGACGCAACATCGAGCCGTCCTTACGCCCCTCCTTCACGGAGATGGAGCAGTATGTGAAGAATTTGGGCGGCGAAGAGCAGCGCTTGGCCGCCTAA
- a CDS encoding UDP-glucose dehydrogenase family protein, whose product MNICVVGTGYVGLVTGSVFSDLGNEVICVDNNAEKIAMLERGEMPIYEPGLEEMVKRNREDHRLFFTTDLTYAVERSDVVFICVGTPPTETGDPDMRAIQEVARGIARALNRYKVIVNKSTVPVGTGDMVREIIETNRVRNVDFDVVSNPEFLREGSAIKDTLEPDRIVIGAPNHVVAMKILELYAPLERPMIITDVASAEMIKYASNAFLATKISFANTIANICDQVGADVAQVVKGMGLDSRIGPAFLNPGLGYGGSCFPKDTAALVRTAEKVGVDFKILRAVMDVNAEQPIRFLDRLRAALDGSFDGKTIGILGLAFKPNTDDMRDAKSVEIIARLLAENAEVKAYDPIAMDNARRIFPQICYGKNAYDVAQDADALVIVTEWNEFKLLDMERIKSSMRRPILFDGRNIYDPIRMRRLGFEYQCVGRTRATIPNHRH is encoded by the coding sequence ATGAACATCTGCGTTGTAGGCACTGGCTATGTGGGGCTGGTAACCGGCTCCGTTTTCAGCGACCTCGGTAACGAGGTGATCTGCGTTGATAACAATGCGGAAAAGATCGCCATGCTCGAGCGCGGCGAAATGCCCATCTATGAGCCTGGGCTCGAAGAGATGGTGAAACGAAACCGAGAAGACCACCGGCTTTTCTTCACTACCGATCTCACCTATGCCGTTGAGCGATCGGATGTCGTTTTCATCTGTGTGGGAACGCCGCCAACGGAAACCGGTGACCCCGATATGCGTGCCATTCAGGAGGTCGCTCGCGGCATCGCCCGTGCCCTCAACCGCTATAAAGTCATCGTAAATAAATCCACAGTGCCGGTAGGAACTGGCGATATGGTGCGTGAAATCATCGAAACCAACCGGGTTCGAAATGTGGACTTCGATGTGGTATCCAATCCCGAATTTCTGCGAGAAGGCAGCGCCATAAAGGATACCCTTGAGCCTGACCGCATCGTCATCGGCGCCCCAAACCACGTGGTCGCCATGAAGATACTGGAGCTTTATGCGCCTCTCGAGCGCCCCATGATTATCACGGATGTCGCCAGCGCCGAGATGATCAAATACGCCTCCAACGCCTTCCTCGCCACGAAAATCAGTTTCGCTAACACCATCGCCAATATCTGCGATCAGGTGGGGGCCGACGTAGCGCAAGTGGTGAAAGGAATGGGTCTCGATAGCCGAATCGGGCCAGCTTTTCTAAACCCTGGGCTTGGCTATGGCGGCTCCTGCTTTCCAAAGGACACCGCTGCCCTCGTACGTACTGCCGAGAAGGTAGGCGTTGACTTTAAAATCCTTCGTGCGGTTATGGATGTTAACGCCGAGCAACCCATTCGCTTTCTCGATAGGCTGCGGGCTGCCCTCGATGGCAGTTTTGATGGCAAGACCATTGGTATTTTAGGGCTGGCTTTTAAACCCAATACTGACGACATGCGCGACGCGAAAAGCGTGGAGATCATCGCCCGCCTGCTTGCCGAAAACGCTGAGGTTAAGGCCTACGATCCTATCGCCATGGATAACGCAAGGCGTATTTTTCCGCAGATCTGTTATGGGAAGAACGCCTATGATGTGGCGCAAGATGCCGATGCTCTCGTGATCGTTACCGAATGGAACGAGTTTAAGCTGCTCGACATGGAGCGAATTAAAAGCTCCATGCGACGTCCTATCCTCTTCGATGGACGCAACATCTATGATCCCATTCGCATGAGGCGTCTCGGTTTCGAATATCAGTGCGTTGGGCGCACCCGAGCCACTATCCCTAACCACCGCCATTAA
- a CDS encoding tetratricopeptide repeat protein: MSLLRKVLGLGRNEHYDEGLRLFDEARYEKALEAFERARDDLHKRPSTLLSRLTNFYIAETHTHLGQERMRQGQWATAADHFSKALAIHPNYADLHFQLAQALRAMGNKQEALEALQKALTINPRYARAHLLMGLIRYEQGCHQEGLEAICQATLLEPAFHSEAYRNGIACHERGDTLAALQWFEQVHHTQIDDILFHFQLGDDLYRKALYQEAIAEYQKALTLNPDYADIRHHLGMAYKASGLYQEAMAEFRYALRLNPRFVDAHINLGLTLREVGQSQEAFTHFRKALDLEPDNPIAAENLKELAMVVKAA; the protein is encoded by the coding sequence ATGTCGCTGTTAAGAAAAGTGCTTGGCCTTGGCCGCAACGAACACTACGATGAGGGCCTCCGCCTCTTCGATGAGGCGCGTTACGAAAAAGCGCTCGAAGCGTTTGAGAGAGCACGCGACGATCTCCATAAACGTCCCTCTACCCTATTAAGCCGCCTTACCAACTTTTATATCGCGGAGACCCATACCCATTTAGGCCAAGAGCGAATGCGACAGGGGCAATGGGCGACCGCAGCCGACCACTTTTCAAAGGCGCTCGCCATTCACCCAAACTATGCCGACCTTCATTTTCAGCTCGCACAAGCTCTCCGTGCTATGGGCAACAAACAAGAGGCACTCGAGGCTCTCCAAAAAGCGCTCACCATCAACCCGCGCTACGCGCGTGCTCATCTGCTTATGGGGCTCATTCGGTATGAACAGGGGTGCCATCAAGAGGGTTTAGAGGCCATTTGTCAGGCAACCCTCCTAGAGCCAGCATTTCATTCTGAGGCCTACCGTAATGGGATCGCCTGTCACGAACGAGGAGACACCCTCGCCGCCCTCCAATGGTTTGAACAGGTTCATCACACCCAAATTGATGACATTCTCTTTCACTTCCAACTCGGAGACGACCTCTATCGTAAAGCGCTCTATCAGGAAGCCATTGCAGAATACCAAAAAGCGCTTACCCTTAACCCCGACTATGCGGATATACGTCATCATCTTGGCATGGCCTACAAAGCCTCAGGGCTTTATCAAGAGGCAATGGCCGAGTTCCGTTATGCCCTTCGCCTCAACCCTCGCTTCGTAGACGCACATATCAACCTAGGTTTAACCCTTCGTGAGGTCGGCCAAAGCCAAGAGGCTTTCACACATTTCCGCAAAGCACTCGACCTTGAGCCGGATAACCCCATTGCAGCCGAGAATCTAAAGGAACTCGCAATGGTCGTGAAAGCAGCCTAG
- a CDS encoding heavy metal-responsive transcriptional regulator gives MRIGELAKRTGKSVTAIRYYEKIGLLAEPRRTESGYRDFDTDVIERIRFIVRAKELGFSLKEIRVVLALHDRGIAPCDRVSKMIQKKIERLDNRIAQLQARRTALQEGLFLWQNHGRTDASFCSIISHSTLVQTSESNMDRV, from the coding sequence ATGAGAATTGGTGAATTAGCCAAACGAACTGGCAAAAGCGTCACGGCCATACGCTACTATGAGAAGATTGGTTTACTAGCCGAACCGAGGAGAACAGAATCAGGTTACCGTGATTTTGATACGGATGTGATAGAACGTATCCGTTTTATTGTTCGGGCTAAGGAGTTGGGTTTCTCTCTAAAGGAGATCCGTGTTGTATTAGCGCTGCACGACAGGGGTATTGCTCCATGCGACAGAGTTAGTAAGATGATACAGAAAAAGATTGAGCGCCTCGATAATCGAATCGCTCAACTGCAGGCACGTCGAACCGCGTTACAAGAAGGTCTGTTCTTGTGGCAGAATCACGGACGTACTGATGCTTCCTTCTGTTCTATTATCTCACATAGCACTCTGGTACAAACGTCAGAAAGCAACATGGATAGAGTGTAA
- a CDS encoding cysteine hydrolase family protein, whose amino-acid sequence MDLDVRLAETVQEYADYLETWHTQLAIVPFEQIVQEAKGPEHVGIFCVDVINGFCYEGPLHSDRIASIVPPIVALFQKAYTMGVRNYVLTHDAHDPAAVEFNDYPPHCIRGTSESEIVAELMKLPCASHYRLLPKNSISSAIGTGLDDWLDTHPQVTHRIVVGDCTDLCTYQLAMHLKLRANAANRLDPVILPANCVQTYDIPVEVAKKEKIPAHPGDLLHLIFLYNMASNGVQVVSEIA is encoded by the coding sequence ATGGACTTAGATGTCCGCTTGGCAGAGACTGTGCAGGAGTATGCCGACTATCTCGAGACATGGCATACCCAACTGGCCATCGTTCCCTTTGAACAGATCGTCCAAGAGGCCAAAGGCCCTGAACATGTCGGCATTTTCTGTGTGGACGTGATCAACGGCTTTTGCTATGAAGGCCCTCTTCATAGCGATCGCATTGCCTCTATCGTTCCTCCTATCGTCGCTCTCTTTCAAAAGGCCTACACCATGGGCGTGCGTAACTACGTGCTCACTCACGATGCTCACGATCCGGCCGCCGTGGAGTTCAACGACTACCCACCTCACTGTATCCGCGGTACCAGCGAATCGGAGATCGTAGCAGAGCTTATGAAGCTTCCCTGCGCATCCCACTACCGTCTTCTTCCCAAAAACTCCATCAGTTCGGCTATCGGAACCGGTCTGGACGACTGGCTCGACACTCATCCCCAAGTAACCCATCGCATCGTCGTAGGCGACTGCACTGATCTCTGTACCTACCAACTTGCCATGCACCTTAAACTTCGTGCAAACGCGGCCAATCGTCTCGACCCCGTGATTCTTCCGGCCAACTGTGTCCAAACCTACGATATTCCTGTGGAAGTGGCTAAAAAAGAAAAGATACCCGCGCACCCCGGCGATCTTCTGCACCTTATCTTCCTTTACAATATGGCCTCTAACGGCGTTCAGGTCGTCTCCGAAATCGCTTAG
- a CDS encoding DUF3187 family protein: MGNLRKLISLPPVLLLLWGACIGRSAAQSGPQNPDYGQPQGPIPLRDPRPANLLFLQFLPDNAVPLRNGEVRIGLQLDLINNLLIPSPRFGATVVEDNEYQRLLFSWHRGYFHNTELSVYIPVEWRNGGILDGIIRAYHRLFGLPANAEDDPLGRDHWPMYRSIWQIIDAQGHVLLNQGNAFGLGETTFIVKRGLLPVTSRGTMAMRFGIKLPTGNTALLLGSGNVDVGLSLDARYILGRNAIVYMNMGGVLLGHPRHLPHPLGGVGQGAIAIEYRANNRDSFVLQIDASSPVMRTGNTFVDQANVTATFGYRRIMDRHTEFYASYSENGDIHNYTLPWLSNIGPDISFSFGVRWVP, from the coding sequence TTGGGAAATCTTAGAAAGCTGATCTCCCTGCCTCCCGTGCTGCTACTACTGTGGGGAGCCTGTATCGGGCGGAGTGCGGCTCAGTCTGGCCCACAGAATCCGGACTACGGACAACCACAAGGGCCTATTCCCCTCCGAGATCCTCGTCCAGCAAATCTGCTCTTTCTTCAGTTTTTGCCCGACAACGCGGTGCCGCTGCGCAACGGTGAGGTCCGGATAGGGTTACAGCTTGACCTCATCAATAATCTATTGATTCCCAGTCCACGCTTTGGGGCGACGGTAGTTGAGGACAACGAGTATCAACGCCTCCTGTTTTCTTGGCATCGTGGGTATTTCCATAACACCGAGCTGTCGGTTTATATACCCGTAGAGTGGCGCAATGGGGGCATTTTGGATGGAATCATCCGCGCTTATCATCGTCTCTTTGGGTTACCGGCCAACGCCGAAGATGATCCGCTCGGACGCGATCACTGGCCAATGTACCGAAGCATTTGGCAGATCATAGATGCGCAAGGCCATGTGCTGTTGAATCAGGGAAATGCCTTCGGGTTAGGAGAGACCACGTTCATTGTAAAGAGAGGTCTTTTGCCTGTTACGTCGCGTGGCACCATGGCGATGCGATTCGGGATAAAGCTGCCCACGGGTAACACGGCTCTGCTTTTAGGAAGTGGCAACGTGGATGTAGGTCTCTCTTTGGATGCCCGCTACATTTTAGGGAGAAACGCCATTGTCTATATGAACATGGGCGGGGTTCTTCTAGGGCATCCTCGGCATCTCCCGCATCCGCTTGGTGGGGTGGGGCAGGGCGCGATTGCCATTGAGTATCGTGCGAACAATAGGGATAGCTTTGTGTTGCAGATAGATGCGTCAAGCCCTGTTATGCGAACCGGTAACACGTTTGTGGATCAGGCCAATGTTACTGCCACGTTTGGATACCGACGGATTATGGATCGCCACACCGAGTTTTACGCCTCGTATTCCGAAAACGGCGACATTCATAACTACACTCTGCCTTGGCTCAGCAACATCGGCCCCGACATCTCTTTTTCCTTTGGGGTGCGTTGGGTGCCATGA
- a CDS encoding galactokinase, translating into METDRMNIASYSFTPPADAETRWAEFERLVREEEADFFDGVGPIAGARAPGRLDVMGGVGDYSGGTVLEMPIAQAAYAAWQWRSDRLLRIRSLGIEQEGLKPEVTLSLDLLVDEQGRPRPVEEVHAALTHDPETKWAAYIAGCFYIMLAAYSKFTEGVVDERLGLQGANILIQSDVPPGAGVSSSAAIEVATMHALSEATGIHPSDLTLAAWCQRVENLVVGAPCGIMDQVTSALGRENALLVLRCQPHDLLGNQQIPPGWRFVGIDSRVKHSVGGDHYVRARVGAFMGLKIIQLESGGKLLENYLVRMSSEEFARYRDLIPETLTGAEFQRLYGMLPDRVTRVDPEQTYHPRACAEHPILDNERVHAFIAIMHLASLRYEERRKWVERHGKGEEEATPKVETYLMEEAGKLMYATHESYSTRLDLGSPETDLLVELVRERGPERGLYGARVSGGGSGGTVVVLCREGSEVDKALQEVCEEYQRKTGLIPRPIVGSSHGAVMFGARQIMRG; encoded by the coding sequence ATGGAAACAGATAGAATGAACATAGCGTCCTACTCTTTTACTCCACCGGCGGATGCGGAGACAAGATGGGCGGAGTTCGAGCGTCTCGTTCGTGAAGAAGAGGCCGATTTTTTTGATGGCGTCGGGCCGATTGCGGGCGCACGTGCCCCTGGCCGCCTCGATGTAATGGGCGGGGTTGGAGATTACTCGGGCGGCACCGTGTTGGAGATGCCGATAGCCCAAGCGGCCTACGCAGCATGGCAGTGGCGATCGGATAGGCTTTTACGTATTCGCAGCTTGGGGATAGAGCAGGAGGGTTTAAAACCAGAAGTAACGCTCTCCCTGGATCTCTTGGTAGACGAACAGGGGCGGCCGCGACCAGTGGAGGAGGTTCATGCAGCACTTACCCACGATCCAGAGACGAAGTGGGCGGCCTACATTGCCGGTTGTTTCTACATTATGCTGGCAGCCTACAGCAAGTTTACGGAAGGTGTGGTAGATGAGCGTCTGGGGCTGCAAGGGGCCAACATTTTGATTCAGAGCGATGTGCCGCCTGGAGCTGGAGTCTCCTCTTCGGCGGCCATCGAAGTGGCCACCATGCATGCTCTCAGCGAGGCGACAGGTATCCATCCCAGCGATCTCACACTAGCGGCCTGGTGTCAGCGCGTTGAGAATCTGGTTGTGGGGGCACCTTGCGGCATTATGGATCAGGTGACATCGGCTCTGGGACGGGAGAACGCGCTGCTCGTGCTGCGATGTCAGCCACACGACCTATTGGGCAATCAACAGATACCTCCAGGATGGCGCTTTGTGGGGATCGATTCGCGGGTAAAGCATTCTGTGGGCGGCGATCACTATGTACGTGCTCGCGTAGGAGCCTTCATGGGGTTGAAGATCATCCAGTTGGAGAGCGGGGGTAAGCTTTTGGAGAACTATTTGGTACGCATGTCTTCGGAAGAGTTTGCCCGATACCGAGACCTAATACCAGAAACGCTGACTGGAGCGGAGTTTCAAAGGCTTTACGGCATGTTGCCCGATCGTGTAACGCGGGTAGATCCTGAGCAGACCTATCATCCACGGGCCTGTGCAGAGCATCCGATTTTAGATAATGAGCGAGTTCACGCCTTTATTGCGATTATGCACCTTGCCTCGCTTCGGTATGAGGAGAGACGGAAGTGGGTAGAGAGGCATGGGAAGGGCGAAGAGGAGGCAACCCCTAAGGTAGAAACCTATCTCATGGAAGAAGCCGGCAAGCTTATGTATGCCACTCATGAGTCCTACAGCACTCGTCTCGATCTCGGCTCACCGGAGACAGACCTACTTGTGGAGTTGGTACGCGAGCGCGGGCCAGAGCGTGGACTTTATGGGGCGCGAGTGAGCGGCGGTGGGTCAGGCGGTACTGTCGTGGTGCTATGTCGTGAGGGGTCTGAGGTTGACAAGGCGCTGCAAGAGGTCTGCGAGGAGTACCAGAGGAAGACGGGGCTTATTCCACGGCCTATTGTGGGTAGCTCGCATGGTGCCGTGATGTTTGGAGCGAGACAGATCATGAGAGGATAG
- the hflX gene encoding GTPase HflX, with the protein MPTRTLTSSSQLERAVLVSVEPDEVLRPYALAELAALARTAGAEVVGEFYQRRLRPDAAFFIGPGKVEELLAGIHASQANLVIVDSELSPVQARNLEEALHCRVIDRTQLILDIFAQRARSREGKLQVELAQLTYLLPRLSDLYTRFERQQGGIGVRGGPGETKLETDRRRVRDTIRDLQARLAEIRKNRQNQRAHRRRLPFPTAALVGYTSAGKSTLLNVLSGSDVYADPMLFATLDPTTRRMELPDGWGILLTDTVGFIRNLPAHLIAAFRATLEEVAEADFLIHVVDASHPHRDIQIQAVLQTLEELELDEKPLLTVFNKADLVGDQFALRKLVSQTPHAVYISAQKREGLEHLIALIFKTIQSLLVPVHAKLPFDKGDLLAECYSFGRVTSVEYGTDGIYLNACVTKEMQGRLQPYILSNPT; encoded by the coding sequence ATGCCCACAAGAACTCTGACATCCTCTAGCCAACTTGAACGCGCAGTGCTAGTCTCCGTCGAACCGGATGAAGTGCTGCGCCCCTACGCACTGGCGGAACTGGCAGCACTCGCGCGCACCGCCGGTGCTGAAGTCGTTGGTGAGTTCTACCAACGACGCCTCCGACCTGATGCCGCCTTCTTCATCGGCCCGGGCAAAGTGGAAGAGCTGCTCGCCGGCATTCATGCGAGCCAGGCCAACCTTGTGATCGTAGATAGCGAGCTTTCCCCTGTGCAAGCTCGCAACCTTGAGGAGGCCCTGCACTGCCGCGTTATTGACCGCACCCAGCTTATCCTCGACATCTTTGCCCAACGAGCACGCAGCCGAGAGGGAAAGTTGCAGGTAGAGCTGGCACAGCTTACCTACTTACTACCACGTCTGTCAGACCTCTACACGCGTTTCGAGCGTCAGCAGGGTGGTATTGGGGTACGTGGAGGCCCCGGAGAAACCAAGCTTGAAACCGATAGGCGTCGTGTGCGCGATACCATTCGTGATCTTCAAGCACGCCTTGCCGAAATTCGCAAAAATCGTCAGAATCAACGCGCCCATCGCCGACGCCTGCCTTTCCCTACCGCAGCTCTTGTAGGCTACACAAGCGCCGGTAAATCCACCCTGCTAAATGTGCTCTCCGGTAGCGATGTCTACGCCGACCCCATGCTGTTTGCCACACTTGACCCCACCACCCGGCGCATGGAACTACCTGACGGCTGGGGCATTCTACTTACCGACACCGTTGGCTTCATTCGCAACCTGCCCGCACACCTCATCGCAGCCTTTCGGGCGACACTCGAAGAGGTTGCCGAGGCCGACTTTCTCATCCATGTTGTGGATGCGAGCCACCCCCACCGGGACATTCAGATACAGGCCGTTCTTCAGACACTCGAAGAGCTTGAGTTAGACGAAAAGCCACTTCTTACGGTCTTTAACAAGGCCGACTTAGTAGGCGATCAGTTTGCTTTGCGCAAACTTGTGTCGCAGACCCCTCATGCTGTCTACATCTCCGCCCAAAAACGAGAGGGGTTGGAGCATCTTATCGCCCTTATCTTCAAAACCATTCAAAGCCTTCTCGTACCGGTACACGCCAAACTACCCTTTGACAAAGGTGACCTCCTCGCTGAATGCTACTCTTTTGGCCGTGTCACCTCCGTAGAGTATGGCACTGATGGTATCTACTTAAACGCCTGCGTTACGAAAGAGATGCAGGGGCGCCTACAGCCCTACATCCTTTCCAATCCGACCTGA
- a CDS encoding homing endonuclease associated repeat-containing protein, which produces MTKQSSIRYYLGKKDVRYGRSAFPNPESCPKESGRIGIPSVGANFPVKPFVKRAPFSTLEKEGTLVRKWSKESIAQEIRALHEAGEDLNYSAVFKYHLALLRAAMRYFGSWREAIEYAGLSYEDVRRYRTWDKERIIERIRELYEMGEDLSWRHVSLTLDPQLAAAATKPKHFGSWRSAIEAAGLDYSMIRRYQEWNEERILQRLRDLHAKGVPLNAKSVEAHDITLITAARRRFESWDKALTAAGLDYKQIVLRAPFKRRTKATSTDSNENPPTKQQ; this is translated from the coding sequence TTGACAAAACAGAGTTCGATTCGCTATTATTTAGGCAAGAAGGATGTGCGCTATGGACGTTCGGCGTTTCCGAATCCAGAATCGTGCCCCAAAGAGAGTGGCCGAATAGGTATTCCCTCCGTGGGTGCCAACTTCCCCGTGAAGCCGTTCGTTAAGCGCGCTCCCTTCAGCACACTCGAGAAGGAAGGTACACTAGTGCGAAAGTGGAGCAAAGAGTCTATAGCGCAAGAGATACGCGCTCTTCATGAGGCAGGTGAAGATCTAAACTATTCTGCCGTTTTCAAGTATCATTTAGCCCTGTTACGGGCCGCTATGCGCTACTTCGGTTCCTGGCGAGAGGCCATCGAGTATGCAGGTCTTAGCTACGAGGATGTACGGCGCTATCGCACCTGGGACAAAGAGCGCATTATCGAGCGAATTCGCGAGCTGTATGAGATGGGCGAGGATTTAAGTTGGCGCCATGTCAGTCTCACGCTTGATCCGCAGCTGGCGGCTGCCGCCACGAAGCCAAAGCATTTCGGTTCCTGGCGCAGTGCCATTGAAGCTGCAGGGCTCGACTACAGTATGATCAGACGCTATCAAGAGTGGAATGAAGAGCGGATTCTGCAGCGCCTGCGCGATCTGCATGCTAAAGGAGTGCCTCTCAATGCAAAGAGCGTTGAGGCGCACGACATCACGCTCATCACTGCCGCTCGACGTCGCTTCGAAAGCTGGGATAAGGCGCTTACGGCTGCCGGTCTCGACTACAAGCAGATCGTGCTGAGAGCTCCCTTCAAGCGCCGTACAAAAGCCACTTCGACAGACTCCAACGAGAATCCGCCTACCAAACAGCAATAA
- a CDS encoding HAD family hydrolase: MKNFSQRPSVVLFDFDDTLSEHRLFSQRLVGTMAFAMWTFHGGVVERWAESVQRMMMRLENSYIAQFCPPVGMSPFGYRRWFQEAQTRAVHWLYEEAGLEPPANARQLALKGQKVALHRSAALFPRAREVVRGLQLRGFRMSIASGNDSRTLHHALVGCGLRPYFEKLYGADLVDCAKEGPEFYRAIFEDLGIEPSQALVIDNDAASIQWAWKAGARSIQVRLRRSLAEPIAEEALAVFDSLGDLLTFPLLR; the protein is encoded by the coding sequence ATGAAAAACTTCAGCCAAAGGCCCTCTGTGGTGCTGTTTGATTTCGACGATACCCTAAGCGAGCATAGGCTATTTAGCCAAAGGCTTGTTGGCACGATGGCTTTCGCGATGTGGACTTTCCATGGCGGGGTTGTAGAGCGCTGGGCAGAAAGCGTTCAGAGGATGATGATGCGTTTGGAGAATAGCTATATCGCCCAATTTTGCCCACCGGTAGGTATGTCACCCTTTGGCTATAGGAGGTGGTTTCAGGAGGCACAGACAAGGGCAGTTCATTGGCTTTATGAAGAAGCAGGTTTAGAGCCGCCGGCCAACGCGCGTCAACTTGCGCTGAAAGGGCAGAAGGTTGCCTTGCATAGGAGCGCAGCTCTCTTCCCAAGAGCACGTGAGGTGGTGAGAGGGCTACAACTGCGGGGATTCCGTATGTCCATCGCCTCGGGCAACGATTCTCGAACCCTTCACCATGCTTTGGTGGGATGCGGTTTAAGACCCTATTTCGAGAAGCTATACGGAGCCGATCTTGTGGATTGCGCGAAAGAGGGGCCGGAGTTCTATCGTGCGATCTTTGAAGATCTCGGCATTGAGCCATCTCAGGCGCTTGTTATTGATAATGACGCTGCGAGCATTCAATGGGCTTGGAAAGCGGGTGCTCGATCGATTCAGGTACGGTTGCGACGCTCTTTAGCGGAGCCTATAGCAGAGGAGGCGCTGGCTGTATTTGACAGCCTTGGGGACTTACTGACCTTTCCGTTGTTACGCTAA
- a CDS encoding SdpI family protein translates to MKPSAPPSVLLLITAFHIDHSKETVASVIVAINFFLGILCAALAIPLIQRRVPPNRLYGFRTPKTLRNESIWYQANAYAGKTLLLYGLTLSLTSLVLSPIYLWQPKLYILFITMVALLGIGVILYFDFCYLNRL, encoded by the coding sequence ATGAAACCGTCCGCTCCACCTTCCGTATTACTTTTGATAACCGCTTTCCACATAGACCATAGTAAGGAGACAGTAGCCTCTGTGATAGTCGCTATTAACTTTTTTCTCGGTATTCTATGCGCGGCGCTCGCTATCCCTCTGATCCAACGCCGCGTCCCACCGAACCGTCTGTATGGCTTTCGCACCCCAAAAACCCTTCGCAATGAATCCATCTGGTACCAGGCAAACGCGTATGCGGGAAAAACTCTTCTTCTTTATGGCCTGACACTCTCTCTCACTAGCCTTGTGCTCTCACCGATCTATCTTTGGCAGCCAAAGCTCTATATCCTCTTTATAACGATGGTCGCTCTGCTTGGAATAGGGGTTATACTTTATTTTGATTTTTGCTATCTTAACAGACTTTAG